From Rhineura floridana isolate rRhiFlo1 chromosome 5, rRhiFlo1.hap2, whole genome shotgun sequence, a single genomic window includes:
- the LOC133385239 gene encoding uncharacterized protein LOC133385239 has translation MGSSTHSTPSMDSVAVSTGHCQHQPSQSSFEPRTAPLLLLVDQGSTPLQGHVVQRTPQNRCNHRCQPHRLGSPLQLPVRSGGLVHRGANSKHQLAGAKGCPLSSTSFSVSVPFGPCAHSNRQHVCKITFEQTRGHQVSSPAGLSLPHFYLGRTTSTIPESRTSQRDLECDSRLAQQTTDISGRMETSSSHFPSSPMSVWRPLSRPVCSQSQLPASQVLCPIPGLNSRSSGCSDNTVARWSIVRLSSHTIVSQNLEEGANREGTAGSDSTILATPTVVFRSSGNVNDGSLDTSSQARPSIPGSSTASGPYLAQSNSVAFERGHLRSAGLSDAVIDIILASRRPSTTRIYQHTWGAFSKWCQSHHHDPSQATVHQVLQFLHSGFMMGLRPNTLRRHASTLSSILSVSFPGDHISSHPFIKRFLRGVALRSPPVVHRFPSWSLPKVLQALQRPPFEPIRSVPLRMLSFKVLFLIAITSARRVSELGALSSARHLCVFHKDSVVLKTDPSFRPKVDSVFHCNQDIVLPSFCPNPTHPLEKAWHSLDVRRALKTYLSRTQEIRRTESLFSGRGLTPLVLTSKTFLPSHDRWS, from the exons atgggctcaagCACACACTCGacaccttcaatggactctgttgccgtttcaacaggacattgccagcaccaaccatcgcaaagttcgtttgagccccgcactgcgcctctccttctgctggtggaccaaggttcaacacctctccaagggcacgtcgttcagagaaccccgcagaaccgttgtaaccacagatgccagcctcatcggttggggagcccactgcaactcccagtacgttcagggggtttggtccaccgcggagcaaactcaaagcatcaactggctggagctaaaggctgtccacttagctctacgtcattttcagtctctgttccctttggaccatgtgctcattcgaacagacaacacgtgtgtaaaatcacatttgaacagacaagggggcaccaggtctcgtcccctgcaggacttagcctccctcatttttatctgggcagaacaacatctacaatccctgaaagcagaacatctcagagggatttggaatgtgacagcagactggctcagcagacaacagatatttccgggagaatggaaacttcatccagccattttccatcgtctccaatgTCGGTttggcgccctctcagtcgacctgtttgctcccagtcgcaattgccagcttcccaggtactttgcccgatacctggactcaacagcagaagcagtggatgctctgacaacaccgtggccagatggtctattgtacgcctttcctcccataccattgttagccaaaaccttgaggaaggcgcgaaccgagagggcacagctggttctgatagcaccattttggccacgccgaccgtggttttcagatcttctggcaatgtcaatgatggatccttggacacttccagtcaggccaggccttctatcccagggtccagtactgcatcaggaccctacttggctcaatctaacagcgtggcgtttgaacggggacatttgaggtcagctggactgtctgacgcagtgattgatattattttggcctcgagaagaccatctaccactcgtatttatcaacatacctggggggctttctccaagtggtgtcagtcccaccaccatgatccatcccaagccactgtgcatcaggtgctgcaatttcttcatagcggctttatgatgggacttcgacccaacactctacgtcgacatgcgtccactctgtcgtccattctctcagtttcctttcctggagatcatatttcctcacatccgttcatcaaacgctttttgaggggagtcgccctacgctctccgcctGTTGTCCATCGTTTtccttcatggagtttgccgaaggttctgcaggctttgcaacgccctccgtttgaacccatcaggtctgtgcccctacgtatgctgtccttcaaggtcttgtttctgatcgcaatcacatctgccagacgcgtttcggagttgggcgcattgtcttctgctcgacacctctgcgtcttccataaggactctgttgtgctgaagactgatccttccttccgtcccaaggtcgattcagtttttcattgcaaccaggacattgttttaccttccttttgcccgaatcctacccatccgctcgagaaggcttggcattcgttggatgttcggagggctctcaagacatacctgtctaggacccaagagattcgaagaacggagtctctgttt agtgggaggggcctgacgcccctagtcttgacttcaaagacattcttgccttcgcacgataggtggagctaa